GCATGACGTGAAGCAGGTCGCCGCCCGTAAATCCGGCACGGAGTGGAGTTTTTCCGACTTCGGGCAGATACCCGAGGCCGAACGCCCGTTGCTCGACTACATCTTCGTGAGCGACGGCATCGCCGCCGACCTTTACGAGGTGCTGCCCGATACGCTCGGTGGCGGTTATGTCTCCGACCATGCCCCCGTGATGGCCATTGTCAAATTCGAAAAATAACATCCCGCAATGAAAAAGATACTCAAAAGCTGGCTGCTGTTCGCAGCACTGTGCACCTGCGCCACGGCTGTGGCCGAGCGCCCCATCCTGATCCATTCGCACAACGATTATTGCCGCCGTGCCCCTTTCTGGCAGGCGTACGCCCAGCAGGTCTATTCCATCGAGGCCGACGTGTTCCTGCACGGCGGCAAGCTGCTCGTGGGGCACGAGGTCGAAGACCTTTCGCCCGGGATGACCTTCGAGGCGCTCTACGTCGAACCGCTGGTGACGCTCTTCGGGCGTAACGGCGGGCGTGCATGGAAGGATTCCGGCGAACACCTTCAACTGATGGTCGAGCTCAAGTCTGCTACCGAACCGACTTTACAGGCCGTTGCGGCATTGCTGGGCCGCTATCCCGAGGTGTTCGACCCGGCGGTGAACCCCGAGGCCGTGCGGATCGTCGTCACGGGGCGTGTCCCGGCACCGGCCGATTTCGGCAAATATCCCTCCTATATCCGTTTCGACGGGGTGTGGGATGCCGACTATACGCCCGCGCAACTGGAGCGCATCGCCCTGATAAGCGCCGATTTCAGCAACTATTCGCAGTGGAACGGCAAGGGCTCGATCATCCCGGCCGAGCGTGCGGAACTGGAGACGGTCATCGACCGCGCACATGCCTGGGGAAAACCCGTGCGTTTCTGGGGCGCCCCCGAAGGGACGACGGTTTACTATACCTTTTATGATATGGGTATCGACTACCTCAATACCGACCATCCCGAGGTGTGCGCCGCGTTCTTCGATGATTTCGGCAACAAGAATTTCCAGATCGGCGAGCGCCGCACGGCCGCCGAAGGCGTGACGGGCACCAAGCGCCTGGACAAGACCACGCGCGATTTCCGGGGCTTCCAGAACGACAAGCTGCAACTCTCCAAGGGCATCGACGTCTACACCCCGACTTACCGCAACGACGGGGGCCGGGGACGGGTTCGCAACGTGATCTACCTGATCGGCGACGGCATGGGGCTGTCGCAGATCGTGGCGGCTTTCTATGCCAACAAGGGGCTGTCGACCCTGCAGATGAAATATATCGGCCTGCAACAGAACAATGCGCTGGATGCCTTCACGACCGACTCGGCTGCCGGCGGCAGCGCCCTGGCCACGGGCGAACGCCACGATAACCGCCATATCTCGATGAGCCCGGAGGGCGTGCCCTATCCCTCGCTGAGCGATTTCTTCCACGACAGGGGGCTGCCCGTGGGCGTCGTGACGCTGGGTAACATTGCCGATGCCACGCCGACGGCCTTCTACGGGCATTCGGTCGAGCGCGACAATGCCGACGAGCTGACCCGCTGCCTCATGGACGGGCGCATCGACCTGCTCTGCGGCAGCGGCATCCGTGAATTTACGCGCCGCAAGGACGGGATCGACCTGGTCGGGGAGCTGGAGAAACAATACGATTTCGTGCGTTCAGTCGATGGGATCGATGCCGCGAAGGGCAAGGTCATCTGCATCGACGAGGCGATGGACGATGCGGCCGAGGAGGCCAACCTGACACTGCTGGCCGATGCCACGCGCGCTTCGATCGCCAAATTGCAGGAACGCGGCGGCGAAGGGTTTTTCCTGATGGTCGAGGGCGCCAAGATCGACTATGCGGGGCACTCGCGCTGCCTGCCCGGTTCGGTCATCGAGACACTGAGCTTCGACCTGGCCGTTGCCGAGGCGCTGAAATTCGCCGACACGAACGGCGAGACGCTCGTCATCGTCACGGCCGACCATGAAACCGGCGGCCTGGTGGTGGTCGACGGCGACGAGCATACGGGGCGTGTGACGGGCGTCTATGTTTCCGACGACCATACGCCCGCCATGCTTCCGGTATTCGCCTACGGCCCGGGCGCCGACAAGTTCTGCGGCACCTACATGAATACCGAGATTGCACGCAGGATAAAATCACTGATAAAATAACCGCATACTATGACGCTACGCAAACAAATCGCGGCATTCGTGTCGCTGGTCTTCGCAGCGGGCACGGCAGGGGCGCAAGACCTCAAATCGGGGCCCTACAAGCTGCCCTACAAAAATACCTATGTAAAGGAGGTATTCGTGGCCGAGAACGAGTTCCGCACGGCCAAACCCGAACACATCAAACCCCGGACGTTCGCCGAGGCGCGCAAGATCCTGCCCTCGCCCGTGTGGGAAGGGCATGAAAAGGAGGTCGAGATGTACTGGCATGCCTGGCAGATCGCCGTGGGCAACATCCGCCAGCCGCAGGAGGGCTCCGGGTTCGTGTCGCCTTACCTCGATATTGCCTACAACGGCAATATCTTCATGTGGGACGCTTCGTTCATGATGATGTTCGCCCGCTACGGTTACCGCTTTTTCCCGTTCCAACGCACGCTGGACAACTTCTACGCCAAGCAGCATCCCGACGGGTTCATCTGCCGCGAGATCCGTGCCGACGGCTCCGACTGCTTCGAGCGCTACGATCCCACCTCGACGGGGCCCAACCTGCTGCCGTGGGTCGAACTGATGTATTACCGCCAGTTCGGCGACATCGACCGCCTGCACAAGGTTTTCCCCGCCCTGTGCGCCTATGCCAAGTGGTGGCGGCTCAACCGCACGTGGCCCGACGGCACCTACTGGTCGAGCGGATGGGGGACGGGCATGGACAACATGCCCCGCGTGAAGCCCGAATACAACCCGATCTTCTCGCACGGCCACATGGTCTGGCTCGATACCAACCTGCAGCAGATGCTGGTCGACGAGTCGCTGCTCAACATCGGTTTCCACATCGAACGCTGGCAGGAGATCGAGGACATGGAGGACGAGATGAAACGGCTGCGCGCCTATGTCAACGAGCACCTGTGGGACGACGCGACGGGTTTCCTCTACGACCGCTACGGCGACGGGTCGCTCTGCACGACCAAGGGGATCGGCGCCTTCTGGGCCCTGCAGGCCGACGCGCTGGAC
This Alistipes onderdonkii DNA region includes the following protein-coding sequences:
- a CDS encoding MGH1-like glycoside hydrolase domain-containing protein; the protein is MTLRKQIAAFVSLVFAAGTAGAQDLKSGPYKLPYKNTYVKEVFVAENEFRTAKPEHIKPRTFAEARKILPSPVWEGHEKEVEMYWHAWQIAVGNIRQPQEGSGFVSPYLDIAYNGNIFMWDASFMMMFARYGYRFFPFQRTLDNFYAKQHPDGFICREIRADGSDCFERYDPTSTGPNLLPWVELMYYRQFGDIDRLHKVFPALCAYAKWWRLNRTWPDGTYWSSGWGTGMDNMPRVKPEYNPIFSHGHMVWLDTNLQQMLVDESLLNIGFHIERWQEIEDMEDEMKRLRAYVNEHLWDDATGFLYDRYGDGSLCTTKGIGAFWALQADALDKGRMDRMVAHLADTAEFDRPHRVPSLSADHPKYNPTGRYWQGGVWPGANYMVIDGLYRKGYHDLALEVAENHFNAVFEVWKNTGTFWEYYAPEKIEPGFMARKDFVGWAGLPPIAVFIEYILGIKSDYSEGRIVWDINHTEAHGIDRYPYGPEGVVGLKVKGRNSAGDVPAVSVTTNVPFDLTVTWGDGQSRTVRVEKSGSVKLN
- a CDS encoding alkaline phosphatase, with amino-acid sequence MKKILKSWLLFAALCTCATAVAERPILIHSHNDYCRRAPFWQAYAQQVYSIEADVFLHGGKLLVGHEVEDLSPGMTFEALYVEPLVTLFGRNGGRAWKDSGEHLQLMVELKSATEPTLQAVAALLGRYPEVFDPAVNPEAVRIVVTGRVPAPADFGKYPSYIRFDGVWDADYTPAQLERIALISADFSNYSQWNGKGSIIPAERAELETVIDRAHAWGKPVRFWGAPEGTTVYYTFYDMGIDYLNTDHPEVCAAFFDDFGNKNFQIGERRTAAEGVTGTKRLDKTTRDFRGFQNDKLQLSKGIDVYTPTYRNDGGRGRVRNVIYLIGDGMGLSQIVAAFYANKGLSTLQMKYIGLQQNNALDAFTTDSAAGGSALATGERHDNRHISMSPEGVPYPSLSDFFHDRGLPVGVVTLGNIADATPTAFYGHSVERDNADELTRCLMDGRIDLLCGSGIREFTRRKDGIDLVGELEKQYDFVRSVDGIDAAKGKVICIDEAMDDAAEEANLTLLADATRASIAKLQERGGEGFFLMVEGAKIDYAGHSRCLPGSVIETLSFDLAVAEALKFADTNGETLVIVTADHETGGLVVVDGDEHTGRVTGVYVSDDHTPAMLPVFAYGPGADKFCGTYMNTEIARRIKSLIK